The following are encoded in a window of Arctopsyche grandis isolate Sample6627 chromosome 4, ASM5162203v2, whole genome shotgun sequence genomic DNA:
- the bnl gene encoding fibroblast growth factor branchless, which yields MIDLNHYNSYSSRKYSGNRRTIYLALDARGRPRRVAIPAQRALGKLSGYVRVMPRPAHRALHGCTKHRQASMTSAPPHPHHTKRPCRIPKKKRRCKEGERPVIDNCEKPPRRLQPQKCPPHKPDCAPARNATQPLHVRHKRPLKPKKPNKQEKQEKPERPEKTDTSQTPQNKKRPKKPPQKNKRKVGRAPEDIHGLSSLTTNSWEVEEEAWMSTSDEMLSSTQVEDVTSWELTTNSGFNREFFRGGSAVLETAEEDDT from the coding sequence ATGATAGATCTGAACCACTACAACTCATACTCTTCAAGGAAGTATTCTGGTAATAGACGAACAATTTACTTGGCCCTAGATGCCAGAGGACGTCCTAGACGAGTGGCAATACCAGCACAGAGGGCTTTGGGAAAGCTTTCGGGATATGTGCGAGTTATGCCGCGACCTGCACATCGAGCATTGCACGGATGCACTAAACACAGACAAGCTTCGATGACGAGCGCACCACCTCATCCTCATCACACGAAACGACCGTGTCGAATTCCGAAGAAGAAGAGAAGATGCAAGGAAGGAGAGAGGCCGGTTATAGACAATTGTGAGAAGCCTCCACGTCGTCTTCAACCTCAAAAGTGTCCACCACATAAGCCAGATTGTGCACCAGCTAGAAATGCTACTCAGCCGTTACACGTAAGGCACAAGAGGCCTTTGAAGCCCAAAAAGCCCAACAAGCAAGAAAAGCAAGAAAAGCCAGAGAGGCCGGAGAAGACAGACACCTCGCAAACGCCTCAGAACAAGAAGAGGCCGAAGAAACCTCCGCAGAAGAACAAGAGAAAGGTAGGGCGAGCGCCAGAAGATATCCACGGTCTCTCATCTCTGACGACGAATTCTTGGGAGGTCGAAGAGGAGGCCTGGATGAGCACTTCGGACGAGATGCTGAGCAGTACCCAAGTCGAAGACGTCACCTCGTGGGAGTTAACAACCAACTCTGGTTTCAACAGAGAGTTTTTTCGGGGTGGTTCGGCCGTGCTGGAGACGGCCGAGGAGGACGACACGTAA